The genomic window CTTATTTTATGTCATTGTAAGGTTTGCGCAGTCTAAGCAAAATCCGACTGTCATTAAACCGGAAGTGACTGAGCCATCACCACAAAGTCAAGACATGATTCGTAAACGTCCATTTTTTGAAAATATATTGTTTGGGCAACAAACCACACCAGAGCATGTGTATGAGTGGAATGATATTAACATTCAATCCGGTGTTGGGGATACGATAGTAGATTTAAGTTATACCGTTTTACCTAAAGGGGAAGCTGTTATCTCCATTCGGAATTTTGTTGGTAATGTACGTGTGCTCGTACCCTATGATACAGATGTGAGTGTAACGCACTCTGCCATTACTGGATCTACTAGTATCTTTGAGTATGATGAAGGTAGAATCTTTAATAAAACAATTCACTTTGAAACAATGAATTATGATCAGTCAGAGCAAAAGGTCAAAATTGTCACATCTATGTTAATGGGAGATTTAGAGGTGAGGCGAATATGAATATAGTGCAGCGTCAAATTATGTTTACTATGTTGTTGTCACTTTTCATATTCGCTCTTTTGTTAGTTGCGTTTGTCATGGCATATCCACTGTCCGACTGGCGTGACCTTTGGAACGGTCGTGTTATGGATTTACCGTTTATTGTATTTGCACCGGTAATAAGTGTCGCAATTGGTGGTCTATTTGGTACTCTTAATGGCGTATCCTGGGGTAGACAACTTCAAACGATTAGTGATGCGCTGCAACAGCTTGAGCAAGGAAAGAAGGTTGATGTAGGCACTCTTTTGCAACAGGCTGATTTACAGCAAATCTCGACTAGAGTAGAAAGACTTCAAAAACAGATTACTGAACAAACAAAACTCTCACAAAAGCTTGCTAATGAACGAGCTGAAAAGGTAGAAAAAAGAATACAAGAAATTGTTTCTGAGGAACGTAATCGACTTGCACGTGAACTTCATGACTCCGTTAGTCAGCAATTATTTGCGGCTTCGATGATGATGTCAGCTATTAATGAAACGATTGCAGGATCAGAGCGTGAAGCAAAGCAACTGAAAATGGTAGAAAATATGATTCATCAATCCCAGCTTGAAATGCGTGCATTGCTTCTTCATTTACGCCCTGCAGCATTAAAAGGAAAATCTCTTCAGGAAGGGATTAAGGAGCTGCTTACAGAATTAAAGCAAAAGGTGCCTCTTTCTATTAGTTGGAAGGTAGAAGATTTACAGCTTACAAAAGGGGTAGAAGATCACCTGTTTCGTATTTTACAAGAATCAGTAAGTAACACGTTGCGTCACTCGCGCGCACAAGCATTGGAAGTGCTACTTATTGAGCGTGATCATTTTATTATTTTACGAGTAGTTGATGATGGGGTCGGATTTGATGTTTCTACATCAAAAAGTGGGTCATACGGATTGCAGAATATGCATGAACGTGCAGTAGAAATTGGTGGCTTACTAAAGATTGTCAGTTTGAAAAATCAAGGAACACGGTTGGAGGTAAAAGTCCCAATTGTGACAAGTGAAGGTGATAATGATGATTAAAGTGTTGTTTGTTGATGATCATGAGATGGTGCGGATTGGTGTGTCAGCTTATCTATCTGCACAACCAGATATTGATGTAGTAGGGGAAGCAGAGAATGGTCAAAAAGGGGTAGAGCTTGCCCTACAGCTTAGACCAGATATTATTTTAATGGATTTAGTCATGGACGAGATGGATGGAATTGAGGCAACAAGGCGTATTATTGATGAGTGGCCTGATGCGAAAATTATCATTGTAACGAGTTTTCTTGATGATGAAAAGGTATACCCTGCCCTAGAAGCAGGAGCAACTAGCTACATGCTGAAGACATCAAAGGCTAGTGAGATTGCAGATGCTGTAAGAGCTACATACGACGGTCAGTCAGTGTTAGAACCAGAGGTAACGGGCAAAATGATGAAAAAGATGCGCCAGCGTGATAAAGTGTTACCTCATGAGGAGTTAACAAATAGGGAGTTAGAGATTTTGCTGTTAATGGCGCAGGGAAAAACGAATCAAGATATTGCAGATGAGTTATTCATCGCCTTAAAAACAGTAAAAGTACATGTAAGTAATATACTTGCAAAGCTAGATGTACAAGACCGCACTCAGGCGGTTATTTATGCTTTTAAGCATTCCCTCGTGGAATGAGTAATGAAAGCTCGGCGGTTAGGCCCCCGAGCTTTTTAACGTATACTCGCAAGTTCAGTATAAAGCCATAGCATTATTATGTATTATTCACAAAGTTACAAATGTGTGCGATGACTTGCTGCTCCCAAACGAAGGAATCAAAGGTGTGGTTAGCTCCATCGATGAAGTGGACCATCCCACGATCATTGTATGATAATCTATTATATTGATTTGATACATCATATGGAACAGATGTATCGTTAGTCCCATGTATGAGCATTACATTCCCTTTAAACTCTTTCGCCTTCTCAAACACAGGAATTGTTTGTAAATCATCTAGAAACTCTTTACTTACTAAATTCCCACCTAAATCATAGCCTTTTCCGTCTATATAAAGGTTAGTAGCTAAATTTTTTGCGTATTTTTCTGCCATCGTACCAGCAGCAGCTAATAATATTAACGAATGAATGTCTGCGTTGCGCTCACCAGCTACAACACTAGCAATCAATCCTCCCATACTAAATCCAAGTAGACTTACACGACTATTATCGATACGAGGATCACGAAGAACGCGGTCTAATAAAGCATGAGCTTGCTCCATTTCAGATGATACGGTCATATCAGTAAAGTCTCCATCGCTTTCACCACTGCCAATGAAGTCAAATCTAAAACTTGCGAAGCCTAACTGTTCAAGGGCACGAGAAATTTTAAGAAAGAAACGATGAGGCTCAAGTTTTGTTCCCGTGAACCCATGAAATAGAATAACAGCCGGAACAGGGGATTCATAGGCATTTGCAGGTATATGCTCCATTCCCCTTAATGTTTGTCCATTCCATATATGTTCTACAGCTTTTTGCATTACAATCACCTCCACCTCTTAGCCTACACTATTTATATACACGGTTGTTTGACTTTTTTATGAAAGTTACGTGATATAAAAGTAAGCTAATCGATTCAAAAGTCACGTAGAACGGTAAAGAGTATAAATGTTTATAGCCATTCTTAAAGTGATAAACACCCACCTCAATAGCAATATACTCCATGAGCATAGAAATACCAGCCCATACACCGATATATATTATAGTGGTGTATCCTTTAATTTTTAAAGATGTATATACATTAAGGTAAATATAGGTGCTAATAGCAAACATGAAATACGATACAAAATCCCACATGCCGTAGTTTGAAGTATCATTTACATCGTAAAAGTCAAAAGGTGGAATCCCGATTGTTTGATCTGCAAGATAACCTATATATAGACCGAATAATAAATAACAGAGTGATATAAGATTTGGGTAATGACGAGGAAGTTTAAAGGCTATTATAGCTCCCACAATTACAACAACAAGGATGAATATTTCATTGCTATTAAATCCAGCATCATACGTAGTCATAATTATGCTGCCTTTTTATGTGAACTAAAAGTTTATGCATCACCCATCCAAGCGATAAAACAACAGTAATTTCAAGTATCGTATACATATCATTCCACTTAATATAGTGATAAATCTGTAAGTACTTCCCCATTACTTCCAAAGAAAAGATATAAAGAAGTATAGTGAGTGCATACAAGTAATGCTTTGAAACAATTAAATTCAAAGAAAACAATATCGCTAATGGATATATAAAAGATCGAAATAATGTATAGGCAATGAAATATTCTGTGTCACTTTGTACTTTAATCCATTTAAGGTTATGTCCAAAAATCGTAAAAGAATTAATAATAATAATTGATATAAACATAAACAAAATAACATTCTGTAGCGGAGAAATGCTTTTTTTTGAAAAAATAAAAAGACAAGTAAGGAACCAAGCAAACAGTATATACAATACAGCAGACAAACTTTAATCACCCTTTGTTACATTGTTATGTTTATAGAGTGCGGTAAATTCGACAATTTATGCCAAAAAGCTGTCGGATAGTCCGACAGCTTTAAGAATGAAATATAGATTTACTGATTTAGCCCCATAGTCGGAGGTTGTCCGTTATAAGGAGCATAAGCTGATGTCATTGTTTGTATATCTTGTCTTTGTAACTGTGGTACTTGGTAATAATTGTTTTTGTTCTGGTATAAGAACAATTCATATGCCATTTCCATAAAGTTAGGCACACTATCTTGAATCACACGTCGTACAACAGGATTTGTAACCTCTAGCCCAGCTTGTGCCATAAACCCAGCATCTGACTTTATAGTACCAAGTAATTGACATGACACTTTTTGATCATTCATTTCATTTAAGGTTTGAATTGGCTGTTTAGGTTGCGCTGACTGTTGTAAACCATACACCACATTGTTGTTTTGTTTCATTTTGTATTGTTGTGTCGGGTGTGAAGGGTCTTGTCCAGTCTGGAAGCTTTGAACTGTAATATTATAGGTATCCTGAATGAACATATATTGTCTGTTCATGATGTCATACAGCTCTGGGTCTCGAACAAACTGTGAGAAAACAACATATTTGTCTAATGTATCGACCATACATGAAAGAATCTCATGCACATCAAACACCTCATGACCGCCATGATTTAAAGGAGCTTGATGACTTGGATGGATGTTTTGGTTCAATGTCAATCCCTCCTGGTACGTTTTGTGTGAGTGAGGTATCCCTCACGCCCTTTATAGTGTGCGAAACAAAAAGGCGTCATTCAAAAATTTAATGAACATTTTTAGGAATTTGAGTGCTAGCAAAATTGTTAGCAAGCTGTTCTAATCCCTCAGTTAGTTCACTTCCAGATATAGGTACACCGTGCCCTGTTATTGCATACGCAGGCTGTAATCTAGCGAGAGTCTTTACAGATTGCTCTGCCGCTGCCCAGTCAGCTGTAAAATATGCTGGGGGACCATTTATCTCTTTATCTTGTGAGATAACGCTATATAGCTCTTCTTGCTTTACTGTTGTAAATGCATCACCAGCAATTAATGTTCTGTCACTCTCTTTGTACAGGGAAATATGCCCTGGCGTATGTCCAGGCGTGTGTATCCATTTCCAATCAGGTAAATTAGGAACAGAGTGATCCTCTGGGAGTACCTGAACAAATTCTGCAATATTAATTGGCTCTCTAGGAAACATAGGTGAAAGCTTGGCAATTAACCCTTCATCAGCACCTGGATTAGCTGGAGGATATTGTTTTTCGCCTGTCACATATGGTCTTTCTAGACTGTGCACGTATACAGGAACAGGGTGTTTACTGAGTATGTCACCAATGGACCCGATATGATCAAAGTGCCCATGTGTAAGGATAATAGCAGTTAGTTTTGCATCGTTCCCAAACCTATCTTTTGCTGCCTTTTCAATCATTGTGGCACAATGCGGCATGCCAGTATCAACTAGAATATATGAATTACTGGCTGTGGGATCGCCAATAAAACAAACATTAACAATTTTAGTCGGTAAGCTGAATACGTCTTGTGTAACAGGTATACCTATGCCGCTAGTAACAGAAGTTAGCGGAGGAATCATTGCTTGATCTATAGAATGTGTATCCATTTTTAACACCTCCAACTATATTGTGACTTTAAATAGCAGGATGTTGCATGCAAAATTTTAGGTGATACATGTTCAAAATTAATTTTTAAATAAATAAAACTAAGTTCTTATTTGGAATATTATGTGACTATGATGATTAGCTGTGTTATCATAACTTACTGATGAATTGATAAAATAACTAATACATATAAAAACATGTTTAGAAAAGAGGATGACAATGATTGACACGATGAAGCCTTTCATTCAAGAGGCTTGGGATAAAGCTGGCTTTAATGAACTAACACCAATTCAACAACAAGCTCTCCCTTTATTAATAGAGGGAAAGGATGTTTTAGCACAATCCCCAACAGGTACTGGAAAAACATTAGCCTATTTACTACCATTGCTTCAAAACGTGCAGCATGACGCTACACATGTACAAGCTATTATTTTGGCTACATCTCATGAGCTAGTGATGCAAATATATGCGGAGCTACAAGTATGGGCTGCTGGAAGTGGAATTACGCTTGCTTCTTTTATTGGAGGCGTCAATATGAAAAGACAGCTTGAGAAATTAAAGAAGAGGCCACAGATCGTTGTAGGAACACCGGGGCGAATTCATGAATTAATAAAACTGAAAAAATTAAAAGTCCATGAAGTAAAAACCATCGTATTAGATGAGGGAGATCAACTACTTTTATCTGAGCAGAATAATACAGTACAAGACATAGTGAAATCAACATTAGCGGAACGTCAAGTAGCGCTTTTTTCTGCTACGATGTCTCCACAAATAATCGATGCAGCTATGCAGCTCATGAATGATCCGGAAATTATTCGTGTGAAGGATATTCCAGCAAGTTTTCAAGTAACGCATGGTTACATCATATGTGATGACCCAAGAGATAAACTAGATGTGCTGCGGAGAATAGCGAATATACCAGGAGCAAAAGTATTAGCCTTCGGAACTAACATCGGTCAATTGAATATGCAGGTTGAAAAGTTAAAGTATCGTGATATGCATGTTGGGATATTACACAGTGAAACAAAAAAAGAAGATCGTGCTCAATCGATTAGAGATTTTAAAACAGGAAAAATTAATCTTCTAGTAGCTTCTGATGTAGCGGCACGCGGTCTAGATATTAAAGGTATTACTCACGTTGTGAATTATGATTTACCTAAGGATGTCACACAATATGCTCATCGTTCTGGACGAACGGGGCGTCTCGGCTCAGAAGAGGGGACTGTTATATCCATTATCACTGAGAGAGATGAGCGGTTGTTAAAAAGGATTGTAAATGAAAGAAATATTCCTTTGCAACATATGATGATTAAACACAGTAAACTGATGAATGTATAGAAATGAAAACATATCAGCTCTTTTTGCGTATATATAAGTAAACATAAAAGGAGCTGTTTTACAGTGTCATATATTCTCATATTGGCGTTAGTGTTCCTAATCGTTCCATTAATCTTTGGTTTGATTTTTCTTAAGTTAATTTTTAAAGCTTTTAAGTTTGGGTCACGTTCTTTACATGGGGGACATCGGAGATACGGATATCACGCGTATAAAAGACGATATCGCAATTCAAACTTTTCATTTTTTTCGTCTTGAGTTAAGGAGAGTAATATATGGATGGATGTAGGCATTGTTTAACATATAAACAAAAAGTGATTGCGTTGTTTTTGGGGCAGTGGTCGTATACGTGTCGACAATGTCAAACAACATATGAAATATCAGTAAAAAGTCGCTTTTACATTATTATCATTGCAGCAGTTATACCGCTAATCCTCTTTAGTTGGCTCATAGAGCCTATTACTGAGATCGTTATATATGCAAGGTTGGCAATTTTATTTATCTTCATGTGTGTAGGCGTTTTAATTAGCCCAATGTTTATTAAATTTCATAAAAAAAAACAAATTGAGTAAAAGTACATCACGCTGTCGTGGTGTATTTTTTTAGTTATGTAAAGTTGTTTGTAACTTCTGATAAATTAAGAAGCCTAATGGCCGCTAGCTCAGAGCGCTAACGGCTCAAGGTCATGAGCCAATTACTTCTGGAAGGCACGCCTTCCGACAGCGCTCGCCTTATACTTGTCCCCCTGAGCAATTGCTCTACACCTTTGTTTGTTTTTATTAAACGTAAAAGCGTTGCCGACTAAAAAGTTGGCAACGCTTTTAAAAGAAACCTTGGAACATAAGAAACTCGACTAAAACGACTAAGCCACAAGCTAATCCAAATAGACTCAAACGAAATTCCCCATGCCAATCCTTAAGTAACCGTCCTTTAAATAAAGAATATATATCAGGAGTCAAATCGTGTTTGACGCAATCCCAAAAATCATCCATATCCTCAAACATCATCTTTCCAATTTTAATAAATATGAAAATGTTAACTGGTATTAAAGCAAGAATAACAAGCATTTGTATCATTTAAGAATCCTCCCTCGTTTAATATGCTTACGATTGAATACATATAGAGGTTTCAAGAAAAAACCTTATTAAAAACTGTTTTTTTGAGAAAGCTAACGTAAAAGTATGCGAAACAAAGGAGCGAGTATGATTTGACGAATATCTTCGAGTCAGTGTCAAATGCATTGAAAACTGTTACAGATGATGAAGAAAAAGGGCCCTTACATGTCGGGGAAGTCATGAATTTATGGACATATTTAACGATGCTTGAAGAAGCCAATCGTTTCGCCGAAGTCGGTTTAAATACTACAACAGATGATGATTTAATTGAAGCACTGAAGCACAGTTGGGACGATTGTCATAAGCAGGTTGTTGAAATCCAGAAGGTATTACGAGAAGAGGGAGTGAGCCTCCCGCCAACAGCTGAACCAAAGCCAAAAACAAGTTCAGAAGCTATTCCTTCGGGAGTGAAGTTAACAGATGATGAAATCGCGAATGGAGTTGTCATTAAATTAGTATCCGCCATTTCGTTTTGTGGCGTAGGGCTAAGTCAAGCAATACGAGCTGATATTGGTAGCATGTGGTACAACTTTTTAAATGTACGTGTAAAGTTCAGTGCTTATTATATGCCAATTATGAGGAAAAGAGGCTGGATTAAGGTACCGCCGTATTATG from Bacillus sp. HMF5848 includes these protein-coding regions:
- the liaF gene encoding cell wall-active antibiotics response protein LiaF, with translation MFNEKGNTDYIKWIVLISILLLAIEITFYNKGVLFSSLVSIGCIYFGKKRMRRLFGKILFWFGLISLIMTIFSMMTFKFLLIAGLFYVIVRFAQSKQNPTVIKPEVTEPSPQSQDMIRKRPFFENILFGQQTTPEHVYEWNDINIQSGVGDTIVDLSYTVLPKGEAVISIRNFVGNVRVLVPYDTDVSVTHSAITGSTSIFEYDEGRIFNKTIHFETMNYDQSEQKVKIVTSMLMGDLEVRRI
- a CDS encoding sensor histidine kinase encodes the protein MNIVQRQIMFTMLLSLFIFALLLVAFVMAYPLSDWRDLWNGRVMDLPFIVFAPVISVAIGGLFGTLNGVSWGRQLQTISDALQQLEQGKKVDVGTLLQQADLQQISTRVERLQKQITEQTKLSQKLANERAEKVEKRIQEIVSEERNRLARELHDSVSQQLFAASMMMSAINETIAGSEREAKQLKMVENMIHQSQLEMRALLLHLRPAALKGKSLQEGIKELLTELKQKVPLSISWKVEDLQLTKGVEDHLFRILQESVSNTLRHSRAQALEVLLIERDHFIILRVVDDGVGFDVSTSKSGSYGLQNMHERAVEIGGLLKIVSLKNQGTRLEVKVPIVTSEGDNDD
- a CDS encoding response regulator transcription factor, with product MIKVLFVDDHEMVRIGVSAYLSAQPDIDVVGEAENGQKGVELALQLRPDIILMDLVMDEMDGIEATRRIIDEWPDAKIIIVTSFLDDEKVYPALEAGATSYMLKTSKASEIADAVRATYDGQSVLEPEVTGKMMKKMRQRDKVLPHEELTNRELEILLLMAQGKTNQDIADELFIALKTVKVHVSNILAKLDVQDRTQAVIYAFKHSLVE
- a CDS encoding alpha/beta hydrolase, with product MQKAVEHIWNGQTLRGMEHIPANAYESPVPAVILFHGFTGTKLEPHRFFLKISRALEQLGFASFRFDFIGSGESDGDFTDMTVSSEMEQAHALLDRVLRDPRIDNSRVSLLGFSMGGLIASVVAGERNADIHSLILLAAAGTMAEKYAKNLATNLYIDGKGYDLGGNLVSKEFLDDLQTIPVFEKAKEFKGNVMLIHGTNDTSVPYDVSNQYNRLSYNDRGMVHFIDGANHTFDSFVWEQQVIAHICNFVNNT
- a CDS encoding spore coat protein, producing the protein MNQNIHPSHQAPLNHGGHEVFDVHEILSCMVDTLDKYVVFSQFVRDPELYDIMNRQYMFIQDTYNITVQSFQTGQDPSHPTQQYKMKQNNNVVYGLQQSAQPKQPIQTLNEMNDQKVSCQLLGTIKSDAGFMAQAGLEVTNPVVRRVIQDSVPNFMEMAYELFLYQNKNNYYQVPQLQRQDIQTMTSAYAPYNGQPPTMGLNQ
- a CDS encoding MBL fold metallo-hydrolase, whose translation is MDTHSIDQAMIPPLTSVTSGIGIPVTQDVFSLPTKIVNVCFIGDPTASNSYILVDTGMPHCATMIEKAAKDRFGNDAKLTAIILTHGHFDHIGSIGDILSKHPVPVYVHSLERPYVTGEKQYPPANPGADEGLIAKLSPMFPREPINIAEFVQVLPEDHSVPNLPDWKWIHTPGHTPGHISLYKESDRTLIAGDAFTTVKQEELYSVISQDKEINGPPAYFTADWAAAEQSVKTLARLQPAYAITGHGVPISGSELTEGLEQLANNFASTQIPKNVH
- a CDS encoding DEAD/DEAH box helicase, producing the protein MIDTMKPFIQEAWDKAGFNELTPIQQQALPLLIEGKDVLAQSPTGTGKTLAYLLPLLQNVQHDATHVQAIILATSHELVMQIYAELQVWAAGSGITLASFIGGVNMKRQLEKLKKRPQIVVGTPGRIHELIKLKKLKVHEVKTIVLDEGDQLLLSEQNNTVQDIVKSTLAERQVALFSATMSPQIIDAAMQLMNDPEIIRVKDIPASFQVTHGYIICDDPRDKLDVLRRIANIPGAKVLAFGTNIGQLNMQVEKLKYRDMHVGILHSETKKEDRAQSIRDFKTGKINLLVASDVAARGLDIKGITHVVNYDLPKDVTQYAHRSGRTGRLGSEEGTVISIITERDERLLKRIVNERNIPLQHMMIKHSKLMNV
- a CDS encoding TIGR04104 family putative zinc finger protein yields the protein MDGCRHCLTYKQKVIALFLGQWSYTCRQCQTTYEISVKSRFYIIIIAAVIPLILFSWLIEPITEIVIYARLAILFIFMCVGVLISPMFIKFHKKKQIE
- a CDS encoding DUF3231 family protein encodes the protein MTNIFESVSNALKTVTDDEEKGPLHVGEVMNLWTYLTMLEEANRFAEVGLNTTTDDDLIEALKHSWDDCHKQVVEIQKVLREEGVSLPPTAEPKPKTSSEAIPSGVKLTDDEIANGVVIKLVSAISFCGVGLSQAIRADIGSMWYNFLNVRVKFSAYYMPIMRKRGWIKVPPYYVPNGLMK